TCGAGGCGTCGGTCGGGATCGCCACGCGTCGGCCGGACGAGTCACTGGACGACGTGTTGTCGCGTGCCGACGAGCGGATGTACGACCTGAAGCGTCGACGGTCGACGCGCGAGGGGCACTCGCCCGCTGGTTAGACCGTGACGTCCAGGCGGCTGGCCCGTCGGGGCGCGGGCTGGGTCGGCCGGTGCTCGAGCTTGTCCGACACCACCGTGAGGGCCCGGGCCATGATCCGTTCGAGCTCGCGTGAGCGCTCGAGCAGCCGGAGCGCACGCTCGACCGCGACCGAGGGCATCGTGCCGAGGTCGTCGGGTGCGAGGAACGGGGGCACACCGGCCGGGTCGCCGCTGCTGATGGCCTCACCGACGGCGTCGAGGCGTGCCTCGTAGCTGTCCAGCGCGGCCTCCCACGCGGTGCCCATGGTTGTCACGTGGTGACCGCTTGGAGGGGCTGGGTCGACTGGTGCAGCTGCTGGGCTGATGCCGCCCGGGACGTCAGGTCCTCGGCCAGGCCGGATGCGGCCTGGCGCCAGGCTGTCGCGAGCGGTTCGACGAGTCCCCGACAGATCTGGATCCGTGCCGCGTCCTTGGTCACGTTGGCCGTGATGAGCTCGTTGTGGAGGAACCGGTACAGCGCCAGCAGCGTGGGGCCCCCCGACCACAGGCTGGGGTCGAGGCTGGACTCCAGCTCCAGGACGATGTCCTGGGCATGGGTCAGCTGGGCGTTGACGGCCTCGAGGTCACGACGCTCCAACGCTTCCCCGGCACGGGTGATGTCCAGGAGCAGGCGGTCGTAGAGCATGACGACGAGCTGCTGGGGGCTGACGGTCTGGATGGCGTCGGTCACGTACCGGCGTCGGGCGCTGGCGAGCGTCATGGCGAGTCGGGACCCTTCCGGGTGTCGATGGGGTTGGACGTCCTCCTCCTATCGGCAGGAGGACGGGCTGCAGGAGGGGCGCGGCCCCGGTTACTTGGCGGAGTTGGCCTGCAGCTGGGGTAGCTGGCTGGTCAGCCAGTCACCCTGGGCCTGCATGCTGGAGAGGGCGACCTCCAGCGCGGAGAACTGGCGTTGCAGGGCCGTTCGTCGCAGCTCGACACGGATGTCGATCGCCGCGATCTGGTCCTCCATCGTCCGGTTGGTGGACTCCCGTGCCTCGATGGCGGTGGCGAACAGTCCGGTGTTGAGCGTCGTCGCCTGGGAAGCGAGCGACTCCAGCCGCTGGGCCAGGCCGGGGTTGGCGTCGTCGTCGGACCGGAACATGGCCACCACGTCGTCGGGACGGTCGGCCAACGCCTCGCGGAACGCGGTCTCGTCGAACTCCAGCTTCCCGTCGCGGGTCGACTCGATGCCGATCAGGCCTGCGGACTGGAAGTGGGTGTTGCCCACGCTGTAGGTCACGGCGTTGAGCAGCTGGGTTCGCAGCGAGCGCATCGTGGGGTCGTTGGACAACGATCCCTGCGTGCCCTCCAGACCGCTGTCGAGCGCCTGGTCCATGCCGGTGATCAGCGAGTTGATCGCGTCGACGAGCTCGCTGACCTGGTCCACCAGGGCGTCGGGGTCGGCGTCGATGGACAGCGTGATGGGGGTGGAGCTCGACTCGGTGACGGTGAAGCTGACACCGGAGATGACGTCGTTGAAGGTGTTGGTCCCCGAGGTCACCGCATACGCGCCCGGGCCGTCGCCGATGGTGACCTGTGCGTCCCGGCCCTGGGTGAGGACGGGCATGCCGGCGGCGAACGTGGCGTCGAGGTTCGTCGTGTCGATCGTGAAGGTGCCGTCAGCGCCGCTGGAGCCGGACGTGAGCTGCAGCTTGAAGCCGCTCCCGGTGTTGACCGCCTGGGCGGTGACGGGGAGGGCCGACCACGGCTGCGCCGGGTCGTTGATGTTGGCGATCAGGCTGGACAGCGTGCCGTCGCCGGTGTCGACGTCGTAGTCGGTGCCGTCGACGGTGATGCGGACCGTGGAGTCGGGCGTGGCAACGACGTCGGTGGACGCCGCCGTCGTGCCGCCGGAGACCAGCCGGTGGGTCGCGGCGAGCTGGTCCACGGTGAAGGTGAACGAGCCCTGCTCGGCACCCGGTGACGCGGTCGCCACGACGCTGTCGGTGGACGTCGACGCCTGCACGGGTACGAAGTTCTTGGCCGAACCCGAGAGGGCCTTGGACAGCGTCTCGATGTTGTCGAACGCCGAGGAGAACTTCTGCAGCGACGCGATGGCTGCATCGTTGTTGGAGATCCGCTGTTCGAGTCGGACCTGGGGCTGTCGTTCCAGCTGGATCAGCTGGTTGATGATGCCTGTCGTGTCCAGACCGGACGCGAGGCCATCGATGCCGAACGTTGCCACGGGCTATTGCTCCTCTTGTATCTGTTTCATCAGATCGTCCACCATGTCCAGGACCTGAGCAGCCGGGAACTGTTGGAGCTGTCGTCCGCTGCTCGGATCGAGGATCCGGTGCACGTAGCCGAGGCTGGCGGCGTGCCATTCGACCTCGACGCGTCGTCGTTGCGGGGCCGCGATCGCACGGGCGACCCGGCGGGCGGTGTCCTGCCTGGTCCGGTCGGCGGACTCGATCACCTCCGCGGGCGTGGGCACGCCGGGGTGACCGTCCGGGGGACCGGACATGGTGTGGGGCACCGAGGTCAGCGGCGGTGTGCGCTGCGCATCGGTGGCGACGGCGGGGGACGCCGTCCTGATCGGATCCATCGTCTGCACCTCCGTGTGCGGTGTGGGTGATCGGTGGGCACCCGGCTCGCGAGCGCCCGGCAACGGCAGCGGGAGGACGACCGTGCGGTCATCCTCCCGTCACCGTGATGGGTGCGGCGCGCGGTCGGACCGCACCCACCGTGTCCGTGGCTAGCCGAGCAGGCTGAGGACGCCCTGGGGGACGGCGTTGGCCTGGCTGAGCATGGCGGTTCCTGCCTGGGACAGGATCTGGCTGCGGGTGAAGTTGGTCATCTCCTGCGCCATGTCGACGTCGCGGACGCGCGACTCCGACGCGGACAGGTTCTCGGTGGCGACCTGCAGGTTGTTGATGGTGTGCTCGAGGCGGTTCTGGGTGGCACCCAGGGTTCCGCGGAAGCTCGAGACCTGGCTGATGGCGGCGTCGATCACGGCGATCGCGGCGCTTGCGGCGCCGGCGCTGGAGTCGAAGTCGTTGGCCTGTCCCGAGGCGAGCGCAGTGATGAACGAGGCACCGGTGCCGAGCACCGCCGCGTTCATGTCCGACATGGTCACGGAGATGGTCTCGCCGCCGTTGGCGCCGACCTGGAAGCTGAGCGTCGAGGTGCCGTTCAGCAGGTTGGTGCCGTTGAACTTGGTGTCGTTGGCGATGTCGTCGATGGCGCCGATCAGCTCGTCGAGCTCGGCCTGGGCCGCGGCGACGGAGGCCCCGGTCTCGCCGCCGTTGGCGCCGGTGTTGGACGCCTGGACGGCGAGGTCACGGGCCCGCTGCAGCATGGAGTGGACCTCGGTGAGGGCTCCTTCAGCGGTCTGCATCACGCTGATGCCGTCCTGGGCGTTGCGGGTGGCGACCTTGAGGCCGCCGACCTGCGAGCGCAGGTTCTCGCTGATGACCAGGCCAGCGGCGTCGTCGCCGGCACGGTTGATACGGAAGCCCGAGGAGAGCTTCTCGAGGGACTTGCCCAGTGAGTTCTGGGTGCCGGACAGGTTGCGATGAGCGTTCATCGCCATGGTGTTCTGGTTGATGCGCATGGAATCTCCTCCTTGAGATGGCATCGATGTGGATCACCGACCGGGGATTCCGTTCCCCGTCGTCGGTGGGTCATTCAGATGGTGTCGAGTGCTAGCCGAGCAGGCTGAGGACGCCCTGGGGGACGCTGTTGGCCTGGCTGAGCATGGCGGTTCCTGCCTGGGACAGGATCTGGTTGCGGGTGAAGTTGGTCATTTCCTGGGCCATGTCGACGTCGCGGATGCGCGATTCGGAGGCGGACAGGTTCTCGGTGGCGACCTGGAGGTTGTTGATGGTGTGTTCGAGGCGGTTCTGGGTGGCGCCCAGGGTTCCGCGGAAGCTGGAGACGGTGCTGATGGCGGCGTCGATGGTGGCGATGGCGGCGCTGGCGGCGCCGGCGCCCGAGTCGAAGTCGCCGGCCTGGCCCGAGACGAGGGTGTCGATGCCCAGGGCTGCGGTCTGCATGTCGGCGAGGGTGATGGCGACGGTCTCGCCGCCGTTGGCGCCGACCTGGAAGGTCAGGCTGTTGGTGCTGTTCATCAGGCTGGTGCCGTTGAACTTGGTGGTGTCGGCGATCTGCTCGATGGCGCCGACGAGCTCGTCGAGCTCGGCCTGTGCTGCGGCGACGGAGGAGCCGGTGTGGCCGCCGTTGGCGCCGGTGTTGGAGGCCTGGACGGCGAGGTCGCGGGCTCGCTGCAGCATGGAGTGGACCTCGGTGAGGGCTCCTTCTGCGGTCTGGACGACGCTGATGCCGTCCTGGGCGTTGCGGGTGGCGACCTTGAGGCCGCCGACCTGTGAGCGCAGGTTCTCGCTGATGACGAGGCCAGCGGCGTCGTCGCCGGCGCGGTTGATTCGGAAGCCCGAGGAGAGCTTCTCGAGGGACTTGCCGAGCGAGTTCTGGGTGCTCGACAGGTTGCGATGGGCGTTCATCGCCATGGTGTTCTGATTGATGCGCATGTGGTGCTCCTCCTTGAGCGGGGTGGGGGTGTGGCGACCCGAGGACAATCCGTTGTCCCGGCAGGGTCACCGGTATCGAGGTCCGGCGGTGGTCCCGGACCGCCCGTTCGTGCCGAACGGCCCGGGTCCGTGGCTAGCCGAGCAGGCTGAGGACGCCCTGGGGGACGCTGTTGGCCTGGCTGAGCATGGCGGTTCCTGCCTGGGACAGGATCTGGTTGCGGGTGAAGTTGGTCATTTCCTGCGCCATGTCGACGTCGCGGATGCGCGACTCCGACGCGGACAGGTTCTCCGCGGACACCTGCAGGTTGTTGATGGTGTGCTCGAGGCGGTTCTGGGTGGCACCCAGGGTCCCGCGATACGTCGACACCTCAGCGATGGCGGAGTCGATCCCCGCGATCGCGCCGGAGGCGTCGGCGGTCAGGTCGAGGGCGTTGATGGTCAGGCCGCTCGTGATGGTCATGTCAGCGGTCGCCAGGGTGAGGGTCTCGCCGCCGTTGGCCCCGACCTGGAAGGTCAGGTTGGCCGACGCGCCGCTCATCAGGCTGGTGCCGTTGAACTCGGTGGTGGATGCGACCTGCTGGATGGCATCCCGCAGCTCGGTGAACTCCGCCTGGGCCGCGGCAACGGACGCGCCGCCGAGGCCACCGTTGGCGCCGGTGTTGGACGCCTGGACGGCCAGGTCACGCATGCGCTGCAGCATCGAGTGGACCTCGGTGAGGGCACCTTCAGCGGTCTGGACGACGGAGACGCCGTCCTGGGCGTTGCGGACAGCGGTCTTGATGCCGCTGACCTGGGAGCGCAGGGTCTCGGAGATGACGAGGCCGGCGGCGTCGTCACCCGCTCGGTTGATCCGGAAGCCCGACGAGAGCTTCTCGAGGGACTTGCCCAGCGAGTTCTGGGTGCCGGACAGGTTGCGATGGGCGTTCATCGCCATCGTGTTCTGGTTGATTCGCATACCCGTTTCCTCCTTGAAGTGGGTCTACTGGCGTCCCGCACCCGGGTCGGGGCGGGTGACGGCGACCAATCCGTTGGTCACCGCCCCTTTCCGAACGGTCAGTCCGGCAGCGAAAGGACTCGCTGCTGGACGGCGTCGGCCCGCGACAGCACCTTGGTGCCGGCTCGGGAAAGGATCTTGGTGCGGGTCAGGGTCGACAGCGCCGAGGCCAGGTCGACGTCGCTGATGCGTGATGTCGAGGCCGTCAGGTTCGCTGTCGCGACCCGCAGGTTGGCGACTTGCCGATGGGCGCGTGACGCCATCGCGTTCGCATGGGTGCGCATGGGCCCGTTTCCTCCGTGAAATCGGGTGCGGTGTGATCTTCGCGTGAAGTGCTGTCGAGGCGATCAATCCGTTGATCGCTCATGACCTTCATCGGTAGGTCACGGCTCGAGCTGAGCAAAACCTTCGACGCCCCGTCCGAGCAGGCTCGAACGGGGCGGCGGGTGCGCCGGCCGCTGGGCAGCGGCGGGCGGTCTGGTTACTGCTGCAGCAGGCTGAGGACGCCCTGCGGGACCTGGTTGGCCTGGGCGAGCATCGCGGTGCCGGCCTGGGACAGGATCTGGTTGCGGGTGAACGTCGACATCTCTGCGGCCATGTCGGCGTCGCGGATGCGCGACTCCGAGGCGGACAGGTTCTCTGCGGCCACCTGGAGGTTGTTGATCTGGTGCTCGAGGCGGTTCTGGGTTGCGCCGAGCGTGCCGCGGTAGGTCGACACCGTGCCGATGGCGGCGTCGATCGTCGAGATCGCGGCCGCAGCGGCGCCGGTCGCCGAGGTGAAGTCGATGCCGTTGATGCCGAGGCCCGTGGTGATGGTCATGTCGGCGGTTGCGACGTCGATCGTCTCGCCGGAGTTGGCGCCGACCTGGAACGTCAGGGTCGCCGATCCGCTGAGCAGCGAGGTGCCGTTGAACTTGGTGCTCTGGGCGATCTGGTCGACCGCGTCCACGAGCTGGGTGACCTCGGCCTGTGCGGCAGCCACCGAGGCGCCACCGAAGCCGCCGTTGGCGCCCTCGTTGGAGGCCTGGACGGCGAGGTCGCGGATGCGCTGCAGCATCGCGTGGACCTCTGTCAGCGCACCTTCTGCGGTCTGCACCACGGAGATGCCGTCCTGGGCGTTGCGCACGGCGGTCTGGACACCACCGATCTGCGAGCGCAGGTTCTCGGAGATGACCAGGCCGGCGGCGTCGTCGGCCGCACGGTTGATGCGGAAGCCCGAGGAGAGCTTCTCCAGGCTCTTGCTGAGCGCGCCTTGGGTCTGCGACAGATTCCGGTGGGAATTCGTCGCCATGATGTTCTGATTGATCCGCAGGCCCATTTGGGTTGACCACCAGTCGAATGACGTTGACGTTGCAGCAGCCGGGTCCTTCCGTGCCGCTGTCAGGTGCTCATCGGCTGGGCCCGCAACCAGTTGAGGCAACCACACGAGGTTTTCGGGCAGGCGGACCGACCGGTGGTCGCCGGCTCGTCCGTGAGGTGTGTTGGTGCATGGCGTCGATGCCTCGCGACACGTCGCGGTCGATGCCGATGCACGGCCTGTGACACGTCCTCGGTCGGCCACCGTCCCTGGTGGCACGCGTGCGATGACGCGGGTGCCCGAGTCAGACCCCGGGCGGGGTTGCCAGACTTCCTCCTTGAAGCTGATGGCGATGACGTGGCTGCCGCACCCTGGGGTCGGCGGCCGGTGACCAGTCCGTCGGTCACACCGTTGGTATCGGCAGCAACGCGCCGGACCTGAGGGGTCGAGCCAGTGGTCAGCTGGCCGTCGAGGTGCCTCCCGGAACGCCAAAACCTCCACGAGGGCGGGAGACCGTGCGACCAGAACCTGCGCACGTGCCTCCCGCCCAAGCGGGGAGAACTGACTGTGTGGTCGGGCGTCGCGTCGCGACGCCCGACGTTGTGTCTGGGGCCTACTGCAGCAGGCTCAGGACGCCCTGGGGGACGGCGTTGGCCTGGCTGAGCATGGCGGTTCCTGCCTGGGACAGGATCTGGTTGCGGGTGAAGTTGGTCATCTCCTGGGCCATGTCGACGTCGCGGATGCGCGATTCGGAGGCGGACAGGTTCTCGGTGGCGACCTGGAGGTTGTTGATGGTGTGTTCGAGGCGGTTCTGGGTGGCGCCCAGGGTTCCGCGGAAGCTGGAGACGGTGCTGATGGCGGCGTCGATGGTGGCGATGGCGGCGCTGGCGGCGCCGGCGCCCGAGTCGAAGTCGCCGGCCTGGCCCGAGACGAGGGTGTCGATGCCCAGGGCTGCGGTCTGCATGTCGGCGAGGGTGATGGCGACGGTCTCGCCGCCGTTGGCGCCGACCTGGAAGGTCAGGCTGTTGGTGCTGTTCATCAGGCTGGTGCCGTTGAACTTGGTGGTGTCGGCGATCTGCTCGATGGCGCCGACGAGCTCGTCGAGCTCGGCCTGGGCCGCGGCCACGGAGGAGCCGGTGTGGCCACCGTTGGCGCCGGTGTTGGAGGCCTGGACGGCGAGGTCGCGGGCCCGCTGCAGCATGGAGTGGACCTCGGTGAGGGCTCCTTCTGCGGTCTGGACGACGCTGATGCCGTCCTGGGCGTTGCGGGTGGCGACCTTGAGGCCGCCGACCTGCGAGCGCAGGTTCTCGCTGATGACCAGGCCAGCGGCGTCGTCGCCGGCACGGTTGATGCGGAAGCCCGAGGAGAGCTTCTCGAGGGACTTGCCGAGCGAGTTCTGGGTGCTCGACAGGTTGCGATGGGCGTTCATCGCCATCGTGTTCTGATTGATCCGCATGTGGTGCTCCTCCTTGAGCGGGATGCAGCGCGTGGTGGCTCGGCCGGCGCGTCCGTGCGCCGACCGTCTTGCTGATCAGGTCTGACCTGGGTCCTAGCCCTGCAGGAGGCTCAGCACACCCTGGGGGATGCTGTTGGCCTGGCTGAGCATGGCGGTGCCGGCCTGGGACAGGATCTGGTTGCGGGTGAACTCCGTCATCTCCTGGGCCATGTCGGCGTCACGGATGCGGGATTCGGAGGCCGACAGGTTCTCGGTGGCCACCTGCAGGTTGTTGATGGTGTGCTCGAGGCGGTTCTGGGTGGCACCCAGGGTTCCGCGGAAGCTGGACACCTGTGCGATGGCGGCGTCGACGACG
The nucleotide sequence above comes from Euzebya pacifica. Encoded proteins:
- the fliS gene encoding flagellar export chaperone FliS, which codes for MTLASARRRYVTDAIQTVSPQQLVVMLYDRLLLDITRAGEALERRDLEAVNAQLTHAQDIVLELESSLDPSLWSGGPTLLALYRFLHNELITANVTKDAARIQICRGLVEPLATAWRQAASGLAEDLTSRAASAQQLHQSTQPLQAVTT
- the fliD gene encoding flagellar filament capping protein FliD; this translates as MATFGIDGLASGLDTTGIINQLIQLERQPQVRLEQRISNNDAAIASLQKFSSAFDNIETLSKALSGSAKNFVPVQASTSTDSVVATASPGAEQGSFTFTVDQLAATHRLVSGGTTAASTDVVATPDSTVRITVDGTDYDVDTGDGTLSSLIANINDPAQPWSALPVTAQAVNTGSGFKLQLTSGSSGADGTFTIDTTNLDATFAAGMPVLTQGRDAQVTIGDGPGAYAVTSGTNTFNDVISGVSFTVTESSSTPITLSIDADPDALVDQVSELVDAINSLITGMDQALDSGLEGTQGSLSNDPTMRSLRTQLLNAVTYSVGNTHFQSAGLIGIESTRDGKLEFDETAFREALADRPDDVVAMFRSDDDANPGLAQRLESLASQATTLNTGLFATAIEARESTNRTMEDQIAAIDIRVELRRTALQRQFSALEVALSSMQAQGDWLTSQLPQLQANSAK
- a CDS encoding flagellin, which gives rise to MRINQNTMAMNAHRNLSGTQNSLGKSLEKLSSGFRINRAGDDAAGLVISENLRSQVGGLKVATRNAQDGISVMQTAEGALTEVHSMLQRARDLAVQASNTGANGGETGASVAAAQAELDELIGAIDDIANDTKFNGTNLLNGTSTLSFQVGANGGETISVTMSDMNAAVLGTGASFITALASGQANDFDSSAGAASAAIAVIDAAISQVSSFRGTLGATQNRLEHTINNLQVATENLSASESRVRDVDMAQEMTNFTRSQILSQAGTAMLSQANAVPQGVLSLLG
- a CDS encoding flagellin; the encoded protein is MRINQNTMAMNAHRNLSSTQNSLGKSLEKLSSGFRINRAGDDAAGLVISENLRSQVGGLKVATRNAQDGISVVQTAEGALTEVHSMLQRARDLAVQASNTGANGGHTGSSVAAAQAELDELVGAIEQIADTTKFNGTSLMNSTNSLTFQVGANGGETVAITLADMQTAALGIDTLVSGQAGDFDSGAGAASAAIATIDAAISTVSSFRGTLGATQNRLEHTINNLQVATENLSASESRIRDVDMAQEMTNFTRNQILSQAGTAMLSQANSVPQGVLSLLG
- a CDS encoding flagellin; amino-acid sequence: MRINQNTMAMNAHRNLSGTQNSLGKSLEKLSSGFRINRAGDDAAGLVISETLRSQVSGIKTAVRNAQDGVSVVQTAEGALTEVHSMLQRMRDLAVQASNTGANGGLGGASVAAAQAEFTELRDAIQQVASTTEFNGTSLMSGASANLTFQVGANGGETLTLATADMTITSGLTINALDLTADASGAIAGIDSAIAEVSTYRGTLGATQNRLEHTINNLQVSAENLSASESRIRDVDMAQEMTNFTRNQILSQAGTAMLSQANSVPQGVLSLLG
- a CDS encoding flagellin, which translates into the protein MRTHANAMASRAHRQVANLRVATANLTASTSRISDVDLASALSTLTRTKILSRAGTKVLSRADAVQQRVLSLPD
- a CDS encoding flagellin translates to MGLRINQNIMATNSHRNLSQTQGALSKSLEKLSSGFRINRAADDAAGLVISENLRSQIGGVQTAVRNAQDGISVVQTAEGALTEVHAMLQRIRDLAVQASNEGANGGFGGASVAAAQAEVTQLVDAVDQIAQSTKFNGTSLLSGSATLTFQVGANSGETIDVATADMTITTGLGINGIDFTSATGAAAAAISTIDAAIGTVSTYRGTLGATQNRLEHQINNLQVAAENLSASESRIRDADMAAEMSTFTRNQILSQAGTAMLAQANQVPQGVLSLLQQ
- a CDS encoding flagellin, producing the protein MRINQNTMAMNAHRNLSSTQNSLGKSLEKLSSGFRINRAGDDAAGLVISENLRSQVGGLKVATRNAQDGISVVQTAEGALTEVHSMLQRARDLAVQASNTGANGGHTGSSVAAAQAELDELVGAIEQIADTTKFNGTSLMNSTNSLTFQVGANGGETVAITLADMQTAALGIDTLVSGQAGDFDSGAGAASAAIATIDAAISTVSSFRGTLGATQNRLEHTINNLQVATENLSASESRIRDVDMAQEMTNFTRNQILSQAGTAMLSQANAVPQGVLSLLQ